From the genome of Pieris rapae chromosome 5, ilPieRapa1.1, whole genome shotgun sequence, one region includes:
- the LOC111003548 gene encoding phenoloxidase-activating enzyme 1-like: MNLSRYNPNTDIKIKKFIQHPDWDPPERYNDIALVELAKPVSFSRTGDSGGPLQLKLHDTKYEGSMHRVIGVTAFGFKCGAKDQPGIYTRVFSYMDWIESIVCLYDTFVGLP; this comes from the exons atgaATCTA AGTCGTTATAATCCAAACActgatataaaaatcaaaaagttCATACAACATCCAGATTGGGATCCGCCCGAACGTTATAACGACATAGCGCTGGTGGAGTTGGCCAAACCAGTGTCATTTTCAAGAACT gGAGATTCTGGTGGACCTTTACAACTGAAGCTTCACGATACGAAGTATGAAGGAAGTATGCACAGGGTGATTGGGGTGACAGCATTCGGGTTCAAATGTGGAGCCAAAGATCAGCCCGGCATATACACTAGGGTTTTTAGCTATATGGATTGGATAGAAAGTATAGTTTG CTTATATGACACGTTTGTCGGCTTACCATAG